The genomic region CTTCTCATCAAGTGTTCTCTCGGATCTCTCTATGATATTTATAATGATGGGGTTATTCATTCTTTTCTTGACACACTCAAAAAGTTCATATTCCCTGCTTTGCATGCTCTAGGAAATGAACGGGGTTTTCCCTCACTTTTACTTATACCTCTTTGCTTTATCAGGGCTAGATTTGCTCTTTATTAGGGTAAAGCATATGTTTTAATTCCTAAATTAACATGGATTAAAGTGGATCAAATCCATAACTACTTTTCAGAGAACTGACAGCTTCAAACATTGTCGTGAAAATAAAACCCAACAAGGATTCTATGTTggcatttttcaaaaaaaaaaaaaaatctatgtTGGTGTTTTTGCCCTGAATCAATGTCGATTgagtttaattaattacttgtGTTCAAGTTTATTACATGTGCCAAATAATAATTTGGGTCtttcaattttcctttctGTTTTTGTTACACTAATTATGTGGTTATAAAGACTATAATAACTTCTAATAAATGAACTATTGCTTTCTATTATGGTACAAAGGGACAAACAAAACATGATTAAGATGAGCTTTCAATGAGAAAACTACCTTAATGTTTACATCTTTCAGCAACAAAAGCCATGTAGCTCTGTCAAATTAGgctaattatttttaaactaaattgagaagttttctttataatttggACAGAGCAAAAAATAACAGGGGAAGGCTTGTTTACTAATTCTTTGAACCCTGGAATCTGAATGCTCACAATGatacaaattatttttatgacATTTTCCTTCGAATACGAGGGAAGAGTTAGGAAATACTGAATTATATGGGTTACAGGGCATTTcatgaatttaaatattagtaATTATGAAAACCGAATTTGTTTTGAGATTCGAATTTAGAATTTGTTTTTGGGTATATTTGTacattttgtgatttttttgggtttttctcTCTGGAGCATGAATGTAGGCAATAAGAACTGaatcatgataaataaattaagaaaaagagaCGAAATATCAGAGTCCATAAGTTATAACATACACTGGCAAAAGTGCAAATGCCATATGATCAAAGTTGACATGAGTAGGGATAGATACATACCAGGGCATGGGGGCACTTGCCCCacgttgaaatttttttaattttgatatgtatttttttttcaaaaacaagtggccttttatgtttttctccCAACTCCATCAAAATGAGACAGATGTCATGGGTTTATACTTATGAGAACAGACCAACACTCTAAAGATTGACCCATCAATAGCTAATAACCCATTAATTAAGCAACTTATAAAAGTGTGACCTATAAATCTAAGAGACAAAGACTATGAGGGCATGATCCAAAATAAGACagaatatataataaaaactactaaaaaaaatgttacatatatactttttaacttaaattttttgtgTACATGAACTTGTtagtttttctaatttttgtcTCCAAGTAGTTTAATCCTAGATCCGTCCTTGGACATGAGATTAATAAATTAGGACAAAAAATACTTTGAAAACATTGAAAATTGATGTTAAGTGAGGAAAACTATGCATAGTTTAAGTCTATATAATGCGGAGGGGAGAGGGAAGCGGTTGGTACAACTACAATGAACATAGTCCTGTCAAATGAAAGGATCGACAGCCCCATTTCCTGCATTCTAATCAAGCTATCTCGGGTTTATATACCTTTGCAAATAAGCCTTTGTTGTTAGTTCGTTTGCTTGAACCAAAATTGCGGCAATTGAGGTTACCTTACTATTCATCCATGACCTGTTCTTCATGACAATGGAAAACGAACGGCACATACATCTAACTCTACATTGACTGTTTCTGATAGCAACTCTGGGATTTGCTTAATAAACAAGCATGAGTATCCAGATTACCATACATGTCAACAACATTGAGAGTTGATTATATGCTTAGTTTAATCCCATTAAGAGCCTGATGAGGTTGAAGTCATGATTGATAACAAACTTGCAGATATATTAGTCGGAATTCATGTAtactttttgtttgtaaaataTCAGAAGTTGCTTTTGATATTGAAAAGTTGGTCACCAATTGGTAGCTGTTGTCGGTATCTTGACATTGAAAAATTGGGAAATCAATGATGATAAGTAGCCATATTCGGATTTACCTAGCCATATATGGATTTACCTACCAGGCCACTAGACCAAACATGCAGCAGAATTTCTTCTTGTTTGATTCTAAACATGGAAAAGTAACTTTTACTAACAGCAAGAAAAGCAGGGGAGTAACTCTGAAAAATCACAGCACCTTACATATAACAATGGaggcttttaatttttcagaAAGATAGACAAAGTTTGACTTGAAAAGAAAGGAGGTCAAAGAAACTATCTTTGACAGCACTCTAAAGTTGTTCTAACAACTGGTCATTTCAAAGTAGCTATTGAAGCAGAATTcaagtttgttttttttttttttaatttttctttctttttgtttcactCTAATCTTCAAACTGGTTAAACTATATCTTCTGATCAACCAAACCCCATTCCATCAGCATTATATATATGCTACTCCACTGGCTGTGATGACAACCTACTCAAATAACAATTGCAGGTTTTGCCATTAGGTTCCCTAGTTTTGTCTAACAGGTTAAAGAATAGAATAGAGGgaaaagaacagaaaaatGGGTGCTTCATTTCGTCCATCAACAGCACTTTTGGGGGCATTTCTGTCGTCATTTATGATCTTCTGTCTCTATCCCAAGCCTGTACTTGGGATCACCCGGCACTACAAGTTTAATGTATGCGTCACTATGACGGTGCTCATAAATTCAGTCTAATATTACAGCAATTATGAAATTTATTGTCCTCTGACTTTATATTTTCTCTGATATACATTAACTCTGTTCGAATATGAGTTGTAGATCAAGTTGCAAAATGTTACCCGTCTGTGCCACATCAAGAGCATTGTGTCAGTAAATGGAAGATTTCCGGGACCTCGCATTGTAGCAAGGGAGGGTGATCAGCTTCTGATAAAAGTGGTCAACCACGTGCCAAACAATATCTCCATTCATTGGTATGAATCACTAGTAGATATATCCACGGCTCAGAATTAAAAGCCATCATCTGAATTACCTGTTTTTGGTTTCTTCGATGTTATAGGCATGGCATTCGACAGCTTCGATCCGGATGGGCTGATGGACCAGCATATGTGACTCAGTGCCCCATACAAACTGGCCAGAGCTATGTGTACAACTACACCATTTCAGGCCAAAGGGGCACTCTCTTTTGGCATGCTCATATATCATGGTTGAGAGCAACTGTCTATGGTCCACTGATCATTCTTCCTAAGCTTGGGGTGCCGTACCCATTTGCCAAGCCCTACAAGGAAGTTGCCGTCATCTTTGGTAAATAATTATGAATCAGCCGACTGAGAAATCTACATTTTTTTCTAAAGTTCCGCATTACGTCTCCTTTTGCAAACGTAAGGcattataaaactaatttgcAGGAGAGTGGTTTAATGCCGACCCTGAGGCAATTATTAACCAGGCCCTCCAGACAGGTGGAGGCCCAAATGTCTCTGATGCTTACACCATAAATGGACTTCCAGGACCATTATACAACTGCTCTGCCAAAGGtattgaaatgttttaatgtgATGTCGTCACCATGGATTACATACATATATTCTAAAGATATTTAATTCAATGCTGAACTACTGGATTTTGATAGATACATTCAAGCTGAAGGTGAAGCTTGGCAAGACATACCTTCTCCGAGTAATTAATGCTGCTCTCAACGATGAGCTCTTCTTCAGCATAGCTAACCATACTCTTACGGTTGTTGAAGCTGATGCTGTTTATGTTAAACCTTTTAATACTGAAACAATTCTCATCGCCCCTGGCCAGACCACAAATGTGCTTCTTAAGACCAAACCCAGATATCCAAATGCCACATATTTCATGACTGCTAGACCATATGTGACAGGG from Theobroma cacao cultivar B97-61/B2 chromosome 9, Criollo_cocoa_genome_V2, whole genome shotgun sequence harbors:
- the LOC18590805 gene encoding laccase-17, producing MGASFRPSTALLGAFLSSFMIFCLYPKPVLGITRHYKFNIKLQNVTRLCHIKSIVSVNGRFPGPRIVAREGDQLLIKVVNHVPNNISIHWHGIRQLRSGWADGPAYVTQCPIQTGQSYVYNYTISGQRGTLFWHAHISWLRATVYGPLIILPKLGVPYPFAKPYKEVAVIFGEWFNADPEAIINQALQTGGGPNVSDAYTINGLPGPLYNCSAKDTFKLKVKLGKTYLLRVINAALNDELFFSIANHTLTVVEADAVYVKPFNTETILIAPGQTTNVLLKTKPRYPNATYFMTARPYVTGQATFDNSTVAGILEYELPPNGFHSSISIKELSLFKSILPALNDTSFATNFASKLRSLASARFPANVPQKVDKQFFFTIGLGTSPCQHNQTCQGPNGTMFAASVNNVSFAMPTTALLQAHFFGQSNGVYTTDFPSDPTIPFNYTGTPTNNTMVTNGTKLVVLPFNTSVELIMQDTSILGAESHPLHLHGFNFFVVGQGFGNFDPNKDPKNFNLVDPIERNTVGVPSGGWVAIRFLADNPGVWFMHCHLEVHTSWGLKMAWIVLDGKLPNQKLLPPPADLPKC